The Vigna unguiculata cultivar IT97K-499-35 chromosome 11, ASM411807v1, whole genome shotgun sequence genomic sequence GCTTTGTTTCCCGTTTGATGCAAATATTGGTCCAATCTGGTTTTATCTCTCAAAACAGTGTcactgatgatgatgatgaaaagaaagaagTGAGTTATGCTTTAACTGATGCATCTGCACTACTCCTTAAGGAGCATCCCTTTAGTATGACATGTTTGCCACAAGTCATACTTGATCCAATTTTGGTGAATCCATGGTTTCAGTTCTCCACTTGGTTCACAAATGATGAGCCCACACCATTTCACGCACATAATGGGATGAGTTTTTGGGACTATGCGAGCCGTGAGCCCAAACTCAATCACCTTTTCAATGATGCCATGACCAATGACACTCGATTGATTTCCAGTGTGATGATTGAGAAGTGCAAGGGAGTGTTGGAAGGATTAGAGTCTTTGGTTGATGTTGGGGGAGGAACAGGAACCATGGCTAAGGCCATTGCCAAGTCTTTTCCACACTTGAAGTGTATTGTTTTTGATCTTCCACATGTCGTTCATGGCTTGCAAGGAACGGATAACATCGAATATGTTGGAGGGGACATGTTTCAAGCAATCCCTTCTGCTCATTCCATCATGCTCAAGGTAAATATTATCTAATTCTTTATCTAGGCATTAAGTTGGTCGATAGATTTACTTCTTCAACTAGATTTTTCAATATGATGTTTGATCCATGGGTCGTCTTAACCCACCTTTAAATAAGTCAATTTTAGGAGACTCTCCAACGAGGTAGAAAAAAAGTCACATCTCCAAACTCCCCAGTGAAGTAGTTTAGGGTCTAGGTGGACTTGATCTCACTACgaagatttttaattaattcttaaaaacaacACTTTTAACTTGGGTCAAAGTTTGAACCGAATCGTCTCAAGTTGAATAGTAAAACGGATCAATGTGAATTAAAGGTCGAGATAGATCAATCTAAATCAAAAGTCAAGACAAGTCATCCTAAATTAAAAGTCGAGACATGTCAATCcgaacaaaaatataaataggccgatgacaaataattaaaatgagttGGTCTAGATAGACGATTGAGattcaaaagttaaaacaataatcaagattcatgaatatttttgtcacaaagTTAAAGTTGTGTCTTGTACGTAAAAGTTGCAAATTCAAACACAATTTACCTATTGTAATCATTTCCAAATCTGGCCGTTCTAGTAATCTCTTAACGAAATTACATCAGAATGGTTGATTTTTGTTAGACAATCAACATGTAATTTTTACTAAatggaaaattaacatttaatgtgATTGTAATTTAACTGTGATGTAGACAA encodes the following:
- the LOC114169546 gene encoding probable O-methyltransferase 3 is translated as MSFGNEDHSSKLLQAQTHIFNQTFGFINSMSLKCAIDLCIPDVIHNYGQPMPLSQLIASLPIHPSKACFVSRLMQILVQSGFISQNSVTDDDDEKKEVSYALTDASALLLKEHPFSMTCLPQVILDPILVNPWFQFSTWFTNDEPTPFHAHNGMSFWDYASREPKLNHLFNDAMTNDTRLISSVMIEKCKGVLEGLESLVDVGGGTGTMAKAIAKSFPHLKCIVFDLPHVVHGLQGTDNIEYVGGDMFQAIPSAHSIMLKTIMHNWNDEECLKILKRCKEAIEKKDKGKVIIIDVVIGNEKGDSELDQTKLYYDMEMMVLVTGKERNQKDWANLFFSAGFSHYKITPVLGFKSLIEVYP